The Hippoglossus hippoglossus isolate fHipHip1 chromosome 19, fHipHip1.pri, whole genome shotgun sequence genome has a segment encoding these proteins:
- the dbf4b gene encoding protein DBF4 homolog B: MQQYAEERGLLGKLCPGDKKLEGKNFYLDNLKKRATALLLEAISLLGGRIESFLHKDVSFVVTGSQEGLQEERSVVTKGREKGTNEETQQKPKSQSVLISEKQQPVTPRPMACGSRGKALLEKAIRNNERLQGNSVLASARSWGVKILFVDDVILYLKQLTRESFNVKHRRPERTYPKQPGSHVVKAAALRTPYLKIEDSSRKYKPLHMQSTTFPSLCYLGRFSPFDIPPPRFENPTEEGESKTRETKKVESSIQDKSQPALTCNPAPWRPRKKETAYCECCHQPFTNLEEHLQSDQHRMFVLDPSNYTVVDQLVAEMLPGFNPSPPEQAEETEPPSLQLIQDVCELEPLTDGETERAIQALRRQSSLSITHISNSTAGRLTIDPGCPSLGVLFPIASPATPPADIQSFTPTECQFPDIQPHALSPVMPLLDVKPQNHASPSQQPSPCPDTPDTPSVDPYSLPPVLSPQIPSCIMELHSPYSEPPVLSPQQYIAEETLEVSERDTAESFSESVSAVTVPITISLPSTAAETNAEVEDGCLAFSGIIFSGSGLVCDKLVSCRSQSLPRQSATAPNPKKRCRSASPECNRSKRSRITGKCNWTEQGFISIKPERDIMAKCGGYSLFDKAACQITQCPRQQVSSCTVEELDLTTFCVPTVQNLPWEPSQTDIWGHNNARVTTPSKTKTFSLSHSTSVCIESALIPDLAALSPSSSDSDWDCDLLSRLGPTSATPLLPSEQSCEVDKEVLHKPCTWMQDTSYESRLHTALQPATPTTSLCGEEMDPSVFSRTVIQIVQVQH; encoded by the exons ATGCAGCAGTatgcagaggagagaggccTTCTGGGAAAACTGTGTCCTGGGGACAAGAAGCTGGAGGGGAAGAACTTCTATTTGGACAATTTGAAGAAACGCGCAACAGCTCTGCTTTTGGAGGCCATATCTCTTTTAGGAGGG AGAATCGAGAGTTTCCTACACAAGGATGTGAGCTTTGTTGTGACTGGAAGCCAAGAGGGTCTCCAAGAGGAGAGGAGCGTGGTGACCAAGGGACGGGAGAAGGGAACAAATGAAGAAACCCAACAAAAACCCAAGAGTCAGAGTGTCCTCATCAGCGAGAAACAGCAACCAGTAACTCCTCGACCGATG gcttGTGGCAGCCGGGGGAAAGCTCTGCTTGAAAAGGCCATTCGCaacaat GAGCGACTGCAGGGGAACAGTGTTCTGGCCAGTGCCCGATCGTGGGGAGTGAAGATTTTGTTTGTGGATG ATGTGATTTTGTATCTGAAACAACTGACTCGAGAGAGTTTCAACGTGAAGCACAGGAGACCTGAG cGGACTTACCCCAAACAACCAGGTTCTCATGTTGTCAAAG ctgcagctctaaGAACTCCATACCTGAAAATCGAAGACTCCAGCAG GAAATACAAACCCCTGCATATGCAGTCTACGACCTTCCCATCGCTTTGCTACTTGGGCCGATTCAGTCCCTTCGATATTCCTCCTCCTCGATTTGAAAATCCgactgaagaaggagaaagtaAAACAAG GGAGACGAAAAAAGTTGAAAGCAGCATTCAGGACAAATCCCAACCGGCGCTCACCTGTAACCCTGCACCGTGGCGTCCGCGCAAAAAGGAAACAGCATACTGCGAATGCTGTCATCAACCCTTCACtaacctggaggag CACTTACAGTCTGATCAGCACCGTATGTTTGTGCTGGATCCCTCCAACTACACTGTGGTTGATCAACTTGTGGCTGAAATGCTCCCAGGATTCAACCCTAGTCCACCTGAACAAGCAGAAGAAACAGA ACCACCAagtctgcagctcatccaggatGTCTGTGAACTGGAGCCTCTCACTGATGGCGAGACGGAACGTGCCATTCAGGCCCTGCGCAGACAAAGTTCATTGTCCATAACCCACATCTCCAATTCTACTGCGGGTCGTCTTACCATTGACCCTGGCTGCCCATCACTAGGAGTTCTGTTTCCCATCGCAAGTCCAGCCACACCACCTGCTGACATCCAGTCTTTCACTCCTACTGAGTGCCAGTTCCCGGATATCCAGCCCCACGCTTTGAGCCCCGTCATGCCTCTATTGGATGTTAAACCACAAAACCACGCCTCACCCAGCCAGCAGCCATCCCCTTGccctgatacccctgatactccATCCGTTGACCCTTACTCTCTGCCCCCAGTCCTCAGCCCTCAAATCCCTTCCTGCATTATGGAGCTGCACAGCCCGTACTCCGAGCCGCCTGTCCTCAGTCCTCAACAGTACATCGCAGAGGAAACTCTGGAAGTTAGTGAAAGGGATACTGCAGAGAGTTTTTCggagtctgtctcagctgtcacagTTCCCATCACCATCTCCCTCCCTTCCACTGCAGCTGAGACAAATGCAGAGGTGGAAGATGGTTGTTTAGCATTCAGTGGGATCATATTTTCTGGCAGTGGTTTGGTGTGTGATAAACTGGTGTCATGTCGATCCCAGTCATTGCCTCGACAGTCAGCTACAGCTCCAAACCCCAAAAAACGCTGTCGATCAGCCAGCCCTGAATGTAACCGCAGCAAAAGGAGTAGGATTACAGGGAAATGTAACTGGACTGAACAAGGGTTTATATCTATAAAACCAGAACGTGACATTATGGCAAAGTGTGGGGGGTATTCATTATTTGACAAGGCCGCTTGTCAGATAACACAGTGTCCTCGACAACAGGTGTCTTCATGCACTGTGGAAGAACTTGACTTAACAACATTTTGTGTTCCCACTGTGCAGAATTTACCATGGGAACCAAGTCAAACTGACATTTGGGGTCATAATAATGCACGTGTAACAACTCCTTCAAAAACAAAGACCTTTTCACTATCGCACTCTACCTCAGTGTGCATCGAGTCGGCCCTCATCCCTGACTTGGCTGCGCTCTCTCCATCGTCATCTGACTCTGACTGGGACTGTGACCTGCTGTCACGGCTGGGCCCGACCTCGGCGACACCTCTTTTGCCCTCTGAGCAGAGCTGCGAGGTCGACAAGGAGGTCCTCCATAAGCCGTGCACGTGGATGCAAGACACCAGCTACGAGTCACGTCTGCACACGGCCCTCCAGCCGGCGACCCCAACGACCTCACTGTGTGGAGAGGAAATGGACCCATCAGTGTTTTCCAGGACTGTGATACAGATTGTTCAAGTTCAGCACTGA